A region from the Pseudopipra pipra isolate bDixPip1 chromosome 8, bDixPip1.hap1, whole genome shotgun sequence genome encodes:
- the NOC3L gene encoding nucleolar complex protein 3 homolog isoform X2 yields MRGCLGQRRNKKRVPSFRKLLRTSQIKLDNKLKNKQYKQKSAAKKYRKEQKKLREAVRDAISRKPFPLEECKKKQVAGKYKEEEEDALPLDMMDEDDLKLMEDLAQKASFVTRDLSSNEPVHVKKRKHESVIEKYEKVPRRMQTEPEKELIHLLPIKDKSGIIPQAVEKPVLSVAHDEEEGTEEMEEGEDFVEEPLPVLTPEEMAAQRRQKLQERKMHIAALASAILSEPDNNIKKLKELRAMLMEQDPNVAVIVRKLVMVSLMEIFKDIVPSYKIRPLTEAEKATKVKKETQKLREFEEGLVSQYKFYLENLEQTIKDWKQRKLKKSNVISLKAYKGLAEVAVKCLCELLVALPHFNFHNNIIVLIVPLMNDPSKMISELCFEAVKKLFKQDKLGYASLGVVKVISGLVRGRNYDVRPEVLKVFLHLRIKEVELQKDSEDIAPKKKFMTYKEKRKNLSRMQRKWKKAEEKLERELLEAEASESKEKKLKLHTETLNIVFVTYFRILKKAQKSPLLPAVLEGLAKFAHLINVEFFDDLLIVLHSLIASGDLSYRESLHCILSAFHILSGQGDVLNIDPMKFYTHLYKTLFSLHAGGTNEDIGIVLQCLDVMFAKRRKQVSQQRALAFLKRLSTLALHVLPNSSVGILATNRIFMQMFPKMDLLLDNESQGSGVYLPELDEPEHCNAQNTALWELHLLQRHYHPTVQKFAAHLIAGAPTEGSGALSLDFSQRSATELFEAYCMKGMTFNPPVASVTPRRKDTFSQMDSFVDEELNKQLQQHISETVVHKSLDFAKHLKETSLS; encoded by the exons ATGCGGGGGTGCCTAGGGCAG agaagaaacaaaaagcgAGTTCCAAGCTTTCGCAAGTTACTGAGAACTAGTCAAATAAAACTTGACAACAAATTAAAGAATAAACAGTATAAGCAGAAGAGTGCTGCTAAGAAGTATcgaaaagaacaaaagaagcTAAGGGAGGCTGTCAGAGATGCTATTTCTAGAAAGCCTTTTCCGTTGGAAGAATGCAAGAAAAAGCAAGTTG CTGGAAAAtacaaagaagaggaagaagatgcTCTTCCACTGGACATGATGGATGAAGATGACTTAAAATTAATGGAAGATTTGGCCCAGAAAGCATCCTTTGTAACCAGAGATCTTTCTTCTAA TGAACCTGTTCATGTCAAAAAACGAAAACATGAAAGTGTGATTGAGAAATATGAGAAGGTGCCAAGACGAATGCAGACAGAGCCAGAAAAGGAACTCATCCATCTGCTCCCCATCAAAGACAAGAGTGGCATTATTCCTCAAGCTGTGGAAAAGCCAG ttctCAGTGTTGCACATGATGAAGAAGAGGGTACAGAAGAaatggaggaaggagagg ACTTTGTTGAGGAGCCCCTGCCTGTTCTGACTCCTGAGGAAATGGCTGCTCAAAGGCGACAAAAGCTGCAGGAGAGGAAGATGCACATCGCTGCCTTAGCATCTGCCATTCTGTCTGAGCCAGACAACAAT ATTAAAAAGTTGAAGGAGCTGCGTGCCATGCTGATGGAACAGGATCCTAATGTGGCCGTGATTGTTCGGAAGCTGGTCATGGTTTCCTTGATGGAGATATTCAAAGATATTGTGCCTTCTTACAAAATTCGGCCTCTGACCGAAGCAGAAAAGGCTACCAag GTTAAAAAAGAAACTCAGAAACTGAGAGAATTTGAGGAAGGCCTTGTGAGCCAGTATAAATTTTACTTAGAAAATCTGGAACAAACAATTAAAG ATTGGAAGCAAAGGAAGTTGAAGAAAAGCAATGTCATCTCATTAAAGGCATATAAAGGTCTGGCAGAGGTAGCAGTGAAGTGTCTGTGTGAGCTGCTTGTGGCCCTACCCCACTTCAACTTCCACAACAACATTATTGTTCTCATTGTTCCGCTCATGAACGATCCATCAAAAATG atttctgaaCTGTGCTTTGAGGCAGTTAAGAAGCTCTTTAAACAAGACAAGTTGGGCTATGCTTCACTTGGTGTGGTTAAGGTCATTTCTGGCCTTGTGAGGGGCAGAAATTACGATGTCAGACCTGAG GTGTTAAAAGTATTTCTTCACTTAAGAATTAAGGAAGTAGAGTTACAAAAAGATTCCGAAGACATTGCACCAAAGAAAAAGTTCATGActtacaaagagaaaagaaagaatcttTCCAGAATGCAAAGAAAG TGGAAGAAAGCGGAAGAGAAACTAGAACGAGAACTCCTGGAAGCAGAAGCAtcagaaagtaaagaaaaaaaattgaagttg cacACAGAAACCTTGAATATTGTATTCGTAACTTACTTTAGAATCTTGAAGAAAGCTCAGAAGTCTCCACTTTTGCCAGCTGTGCTAGAAGGTCTTGCAAA GTTTGCTCATCTCATAAATGTGGAATTTTTTGATGACCTGTTGATTGTCCTTCATTCTCTTATTGCATCTGGG GATTTAAGCTATCGTGAGAGTCTTCATTGCATTCTCAGTGCTTTTCATATACTCTCTGGTCAAG GTGATGTTCTTAACATTGATCCGATGAAATTTTACACACATCTTTACAAGACACTGTTCAGCCTACATGCAG GTGGTACCAATGAGGATATAGGGATtgtgctccagtgcctggatgTCATGTTTGCCAAGCGGAGAAAGCAAGTTTCCCAGCAACGAGCTCTTGCTTTCCTAAAGCGACTTTCCACGCTTGCTCTTCATGTACTTCCAAATTCCAGTGTTGGGATATTGGCAACAAACAGGATATTCATGCAA ATGTTCCCAAAGATGGACCTCTTACTAGATAACGAGTCTCAAGGCAGTGGAGTTTATCTTCCAGAACTAGATGAACCAGAGCATTGCAATGCTCAGAACACAGCTCTGTGGGAGCTGCATTTACTTCAG aGACATTATCATCCAACAGTGCAGAAATTTGCAGCACACCTTATTGCTGGAGCTCCAACTGAAGGCTCAGGAGCTCTTTCACTTGATTTCAGCCAAAG GTCTGCTACAGAACTTTTTGAGGCATACTGCATGAAAGGAATGACCTTTAATCCTCCTGTTGCATCAGTAACACCCAGAAGAAAG GATACCTTCTCACAAATGGATTCATTTGTAGATGAAGAGCTAAACAAGCAGCTTCAACAACACATCAGTGAGACTGTTGTTCACAAATCCTTGGATTTTGCTAAACACTTGAAGGAAACATCTTTGTCATAA
- the NOC3L gene encoding nucleolar complex protein 3 homolog isoform X3 — MKPRRNKKRVPSFRKLLRTSQIKLDNKLKNKQYKQKSAAKKYRKEQKKLREAVRDAISRKPFPLEECKKKQVAGKYKEEEEDALPLDMMDEDDLKLMEDLAQKASFVTRDLSSNEPVHVKKRKHESVIEKYEKVPRRMQTEPEKELIHLLPIKDKSGIIPQAVEKPVLSVAHDEEEGTEEMEEGEDFVEEPLPVLTPEEMAAQRRQKLQERKMHIAALASAILSEPDNNIKKLKELRAMLMEQDPNVAVIVRKLVMVSLMEIFKDIVPSYKIRPLTEAEKATKVKKETQKLREFEEGLVSQYKFYLENLEQTIKDWKQRKLKKSNVISLKAYKGLAEVAVKCLCELLVALPHFNFHNNIIVLIVPLMNDPSKMISELCFEAVKKLFKQDKLGYASLGVVKVISGLVRGRNYDVRPEVLKVFLHLRIKEVELQKDSEDIAPKKKFMTYKEKRKNLSRMQRKWKKAEEKLERELLEAEASESKEKKLKLHTETLNIVFVTYFRILKKAQKSPLLPAVLEGLAKFAHLINVEFFDDLLIVLHSLIASGDLSYRESLHCILSAFHILSGQGDVLNIDPMKFYTHLYKTLFSLHAGGTNEDIGIVLQCLDVMFAKRRKQVSQQRALAFLKRLSTLALHVLPNSSVGILATNRIFMQMFPKMDLLLDNESQGSGVYLPELDEPEHCNAQNTALWELHLLQRHYHPTVQKFAAHLIAGAPTEGSGALSLDFSQRSATELFEAYCMKGMTFNPPVASVTPRRKDTFSQMDSFVDEELNKQLQQHISETVVHKSLDFAKHLKETSLS; from the exons ATGAAGCCG agaagaaacaaaaagcgAGTTCCAAGCTTTCGCAAGTTACTGAGAACTAGTCAAATAAAACTTGACAACAAATTAAAGAATAAACAGTATAAGCAGAAGAGTGCTGCTAAGAAGTATcgaaaagaacaaaagaagcTAAGGGAGGCTGTCAGAGATGCTATTTCTAGAAAGCCTTTTCCGTTGGAAGAATGCAAGAAAAAGCAAGTTG CTGGAAAAtacaaagaagaggaagaagatgcTCTTCCACTGGACATGATGGATGAAGATGACTTAAAATTAATGGAAGATTTGGCCCAGAAAGCATCCTTTGTAACCAGAGATCTTTCTTCTAA TGAACCTGTTCATGTCAAAAAACGAAAACATGAAAGTGTGATTGAGAAATATGAGAAGGTGCCAAGACGAATGCAGACAGAGCCAGAAAAGGAACTCATCCATCTGCTCCCCATCAAAGACAAGAGTGGCATTATTCCTCAAGCTGTGGAAAAGCCAG ttctCAGTGTTGCACATGATGAAGAAGAGGGTACAGAAGAaatggaggaaggagagg ACTTTGTTGAGGAGCCCCTGCCTGTTCTGACTCCTGAGGAAATGGCTGCTCAAAGGCGACAAAAGCTGCAGGAGAGGAAGATGCACATCGCTGCCTTAGCATCTGCCATTCTGTCTGAGCCAGACAACAAT ATTAAAAAGTTGAAGGAGCTGCGTGCCATGCTGATGGAACAGGATCCTAATGTGGCCGTGATTGTTCGGAAGCTGGTCATGGTTTCCTTGATGGAGATATTCAAAGATATTGTGCCTTCTTACAAAATTCGGCCTCTGACCGAAGCAGAAAAGGCTACCAag GTTAAAAAAGAAACTCAGAAACTGAGAGAATTTGAGGAAGGCCTTGTGAGCCAGTATAAATTTTACTTAGAAAATCTGGAACAAACAATTAAAG ATTGGAAGCAAAGGAAGTTGAAGAAAAGCAATGTCATCTCATTAAAGGCATATAAAGGTCTGGCAGAGGTAGCAGTGAAGTGTCTGTGTGAGCTGCTTGTGGCCCTACCCCACTTCAACTTCCACAACAACATTATTGTTCTCATTGTTCCGCTCATGAACGATCCATCAAAAATG atttctgaaCTGTGCTTTGAGGCAGTTAAGAAGCTCTTTAAACAAGACAAGTTGGGCTATGCTTCACTTGGTGTGGTTAAGGTCATTTCTGGCCTTGTGAGGGGCAGAAATTACGATGTCAGACCTGAG GTGTTAAAAGTATTTCTTCACTTAAGAATTAAGGAAGTAGAGTTACAAAAAGATTCCGAAGACATTGCACCAAAGAAAAAGTTCATGActtacaaagagaaaagaaagaatcttTCCAGAATGCAAAGAAAG TGGAAGAAAGCGGAAGAGAAACTAGAACGAGAACTCCTGGAAGCAGAAGCAtcagaaagtaaagaaaaaaaattgaagttg cacACAGAAACCTTGAATATTGTATTCGTAACTTACTTTAGAATCTTGAAGAAAGCTCAGAAGTCTCCACTTTTGCCAGCTGTGCTAGAAGGTCTTGCAAA GTTTGCTCATCTCATAAATGTGGAATTTTTTGATGACCTGTTGATTGTCCTTCATTCTCTTATTGCATCTGGG GATTTAAGCTATCGTGAGAGTCTTCATTGCATTCTCAGTGCTTTTCATATACTCTCTGGTCAAG GTGATGTTCTTAACATTGATCCGATGAAATTTTACACACATCTTTACAAGACACTGTTCAGCCTACATGCAG GTGGTACCAATGAGGATATAGGGATtgtgctccagtgcctggatgTCATGTTTGCCAAGCGGAGAAAGCAAGTTTCCCAGCAACGAGCTCTTGCTTTCCTAAAGCGACTTTCCACGCTTGCTCTTCATGTACTTCCAAATTCCAGTGTTGGGATATTGGCAACAAACAGGATATTCATGCAA ATGTTCCCAAAGATGGACCTCTTACTAGATAACGAGTCTCAAGGCAGTGGAGTTTATCTTCCAGAACTAGATGAACCAGAGCATTGCAATGCTCAGAACACAGCTCTGTGGGAGCTGCATTTACTTCAG aGACATTATCATCCAACAGTGCAGAAATTTGCAGCACACCTTATTGCTGGAGCTCCAACTGAAGGCTCAGGAGCTCTTTCACTTGATTTCAGCCAAAG GTCTGCTACAGAACTTTTTGAGGCATACTGCATGAAAGGAATGACCTTTAATCCTCCTGTTGCATCAGTAACACCCAGAAGAAAG GATACCTTCTCACAAATGGATTCATTTGTAGATGAAGAGCTAAACAAGCAGCTTCAACAACACATCAGTGAGACTGTTGTTCACAAATCCTTGGATTTTGCTAAACACTTGAAGGAAACATCTTTGTCATAA
- the NOC3L gene encoding nucleolar complex protein 3 homolog isoform X1, protein MCSVPLFRSPEMCSESWWPRCWCLTEEPRRRNKKRVPSFRKLLRTSQIKLDNKLKNKQYKQKSAAKKYRKEQKKLREAVRDAISRKPFPLEECKKKQVAGKYKEEEEDALPLDMMDEDDLKLMEDLAQKASFVTRDLSSNEPVHVKKRKHESVIEKYEKVPRRMQTEPEKELIHLLPIKDKSGIIPQAVEKPVLSVAHDEEEGTEEMEEGEDFVEEPLPVLTPEEMAAQRRQKLQERKMHIAALASAILSEPDNNIKKLKELRAMLMEQDPNVAVIVRKLVMVSLMEIFKDIVPSYKIRPLTEAEKATKVKKETQKLREFEEGLVSQYKFYLENLEQTIKDWKQRKLKKSNVISLKAYKGLAEVAVKCLCELLVALPHFNFHNNIIVLIVPLMNDPSKMISELCFEAVKKLFKQDKLGYASLGVVKVISGLVRGRNYDVRPEVLKVFLHLRIKEVELQKDSEDIAPKKKFMTYKEKRKNLSRMQRKWKKAEEKLERELLEAEASESKEKKLKLHTETLNIVFVTYFRILKKAQKSPLLPAVLEGLAKFAHLINVEFFDDLLIVLHSLIASGDLSYRESLHCILSAFHILSGQGDVLNIDPMKFYTHLYKTLFSLHAGGTNEDIGIVLQCLDVMFAKRRKQVSQQRALAFLKRLSTLALHVLPNSSVGILATNRIFMQMFPKMDLLLDNESQGSGVYLPELDEPEHCNAQNTALWELHLLQRHYHPTVQKFAAHLIAGAPTEGSGALSLDFSQRSATELFEAYCMKGMTFNPPVASVTPRRKDTFSQMDSFVDEELNKQLQQHISETVVHKSLDFAKHLKETSLS, encoded by the exons ATGTGCTCTGTGCCTCTTTTCCGTTCTCCTGAAATGTGCTCCGAGAGCTGGTGGCCGCGGTGTTGGTGCCTCACCGAGGAGCCGAGG agaagaaacaaaaagcgAGTTCCAAGCTTTCGCAAGTTACTGAGAACTAGTCAAATAAAACTTGACAACAAATTAAAGAATAAACAGTATAAGCAGAAGAGTGCTGCTAAGAAGTATcgaaaagaacaaaagaagcTAAGGGAGGCTGTCAGAGATGCTATTTCTAGAAAGCCTTTTCCGTTGGAAGAATGCAAGAAAAAGCAAGTTG CTGGAAAAtacaaagaagaggaagaagatgcTCTTCCACTGGACATGATGGATGAAGATGACTTAAAATTAATGGAAGATTTGGCCCAGAAAGCATCCTTTGTAACCAGAGATCTTTCTTCTAA TGAACCTGTTCATGTCAAAAAACGAAAACATGAAAGTGTGATTGAGAAATATGAGAAGGTGCCAAGACGAATGCAGACAGAGCCAGAAAAGGAACTCATCCATCTGCTCCCCATCAAAGACAAGAGTGGCATTATTCCTCAAGCTGTGGAAAAGCCAG ttctCAGTGTTGCACATGATGAAGAAGAGGGTACAGAAGAaatggaggaaggagagg ACTTTGTTGAGGAGCCCCTGCCTGTTCTGACTCCTGAGGAAATGGCTGCTCAAAGGCGACAAAAGCTGCAGGAGAGGAAGATGCACATCGCTGCCTTAGCATCTGCCATTCTGTCTGAGCCAGACAACAAT ATTAAAAAGTTGAAGGAGCTGCGTGCCATGCTGATGGAACAGGATCCTAATGTGGCCGTGATTGTTCGGAAGCTGGTCATGGTTTCCTTGATGGAGATATTCAAAGATATTGTGCCTTCTTACAAAATTCGGCCTCTGACCGAAGCAGAAAAGGCTACCAag GTTAAAAAAGAAACTCAGAAACTGAGAGAATTTGAGGAAGGCCTTGTGAGCCAGTATAAATTTTACTTAGAAAATCTGGAACAAACAATTAAAG ATTGGAAGCAAAGGAAGTTGAAGAAAAGCAATGTCATCTCATTAAAGGCATATAAAGGTCTGGCAGAGGTAGCAGTGAAGTGTCTGTGTGAGCTGCTTGTGGCCCTACCCCACTTCAACTTCCACAACAACATTATTGTTCTCATTGTTCCGCTCATGAACGATCCATCAAAAATG atttctgaaCTGTGCTTTGAGGCAGTTAAGAAGCTCTTTAAACAAGACAAGTTGGGCTATGCTTCACTTGGTGTGGTTAAGGTCATTTCTGGCCTTGTGAGGGGCAGAAATTACGATGTCAGACCTGAG GTGTTAAAAGTATTTCTTCACTTAAGAATTAAGGAAGTAGAGTTACAAAAAGATTCCGAAGACATTGCACCAAAGAAAAAGTTCATGActtacaaagagaaaagaaagaatcttTCCAGAATGCAAAGAAAG TGGAAGAAAGCGGAAGAGAAACTAGAACGAGAACTCCTGGAAGCAGAAGCAtcagaaagtaaagaaaaaaaattgaagttg cacACAGAAACCTTGAATATTGTATTCGTAACTTACTTTAGAATCTTGAAGAAAGCTCAGAAGTCTCCACTTTTGCCAGCTGTGCTAGAAGGTCTTGCAAA GTTTGCTCATCTCATAAATGTGGAATTTTTTGATGACCTGTTGATTGTCCTTCATTCTCTTATTGCATCTGGG GATTTAAGCTATCGTGAGAGTCTTCATTGCATTCTCAGTGCTTTTCATATACTCTCTGGTCAAG GTGATGTTCTTAACATTGATCCGATGAAATTTTACACACATCTTTACAAGACACTGTTCAGCCTACATGCAG GTGGTACCAATGAGGATATAGGGATtgtgctccagtgcctggatgTCATGTTTGCCAAGCGGAGAAAGCAAGTTTCCCAGCAACGAGCTCTTGCTTTCCTAAAGCGACTTTCCACGCTTGCTCTTCATGTACTTCCAAATTCCAGTGTTGGGATATTGGCAACAAACAGGATATTCATGCAA ATGTTCCCAAAGATGGACCTCTTACTAGATAACGAGTCTCAAGGCAGTGGAGTTTATCTTCCAGAACTAGATGAACCAGAGCATTGCAATGCTCAGAACACAGCTCTGTGGGAGCTGCATTTACTTCAG aGACATTATCATCCAACAGTGCAGAAATTTGCAGCACACCTTATTGCTGGAGCTCCAACTGAAGGCTCAGGAGCTCTTTCACTTGATTTCAGCCAAAG GTCTGCTACAGAACTTTTTGAGGCATACTGCATGAAAGGAATGACCTTTAATCCTCCTGTTGCATCAGTAACACCCAGAAGAAAG GATACCTTCTCACAAATGGATTCATTTGTAGATGAAGAGCTAAACAAGCAGCTTCAACAACACATCAGTGAGACTGTTGTTCACAAATCCTTGGATTTTGCTAAACACTTGAAGGAAACATCTTTGTCATAA